The genome window ATATAACGATATCGTAGGGATCAACTACAGCGAAGATTATTTCCCGGGGCCATTGAAAATTGTTTGTACTACTTATAATTTCCAACATAAGTATCTGGAAACACTGCCGCTGCATCATAGTCAACATGTTACCTATACACCAGATAACTCACAAGCTCAGGTTACATTTTACTTACAACCTAATCACGAGTTCATTATGCAGTTGCTGCAGATGAATGAGAATGTGGAAGTTGTGGAGCCAGTGGAATTACGCAAGATTGTGAAGGTGAAGCTGGAGAATAATCTTAAGCTTTATAAATAAATTATATTTAACTGAATCAATATTAAAATTGAATAGATGTATAACGCATTAGCTAGAGGTAAGTTTAAGTTGGAAAGCGATCAAAAAGAGGATACGCTTACGTCCTCTGTTTTAGATTACCTTTTATTACTTCCGGATACCATGATTTGGGAGATTATTAGAAAATCTAACCCAGAAAATTCAGAACTGCCACCACATGTGGGAAGAGTTCTAGATGTACATTTCTGGCCTAGCTGGGATACCAAAGATATTCCAGATGTAAGCAACACTAGATATATAGAACCTGATGTGTTTATAGAATTTGAATACGCTGATATCATTATTGAAGCAAAGCGATATGATAATAACCAGCAATCTGAGAAACAATGGGCAGATCAGATCAAGGTTTACAGAGAAAACATCAGTAATGACAGCGATAACAAACAACTCATTTATTTCGCTCTAGGAGGTATTAGAGTAGAGAAAAAAAGTATAATTGAAGTAGATTTTAAGTCTTATGACATTTTTAAAATACGCTGGCGACAGCTTATGGAAATCATCACCTCGTATACAATCACCATTGAACTTTCATTAGAAATAGTCCCAACCTCTGGCTCCTACCTTAGGATTTTACAAACTATTTTAGACGCCTTAGCACTACACGGATATTACATTTCTAATCACATTTGGTTTGAGACTCTAGATAGCGCTCAAAACAATTTAACTAACTCATTAACTAGAATATCTTTATGGATTCCTCAAACAACCTAGAACAAATATTAAAAGACGTAAGATCGTCCTACCGTTTGTTATATCAATTCCAAAAACGCATTCTTGACATCGTCGATTACAGCAATAAATTTTATGGAAGACAATGCCATGCTGGTTGGTCTAAATTTAGCAACGCTACCCCAAAAGCAAAAAAAGTAACATTAGGTTTATGGTCATGGGATTGGTTAAATCTTTACATGTATAATTTTACTTCAGATTATCTAAGTATTAGCGAAGACCAATATAACTTTTCCATATTCTTAGTTTCAGATACGGGATATTTTCTTACCAACCGACAGGAACTTTTTAACGAAAAAGAAACTTCTCAACGAAAAGGTAAATCTAATCACACTACAAAAACAGATATTGAAAATTTCGCTAGCGTGGAGCTGTCAGAGTCTAAGTTAATTTTTATTGCAGGTAAAAATTTATGGGAGTGTGAAGAGGTATTCAATGATAATTTTAATAATCCAAAATTAGTTCTTGAAGCTCACGGTAAGTATGAAAAGGGCGAAGGTAAAATGATCTTTAAATCGTATAATATTTCTCAGTTTGAAAATGAGAAGGCTACAAAAAAGAATCTAAATGATTTCAAAGATTATTGCGATCACGAAGGTGTAATTCTAAGAAATCCACTTATAGACGATAGAACTCAATAATGATCAACCCACGCCATCTCACAAAATCAAGGTTCAAGCTCGCACTAAGCTGTCCGACGAAGCTCTATTATACTCGAAAGAAAGAGTATGAAGACACTAGCGAGACCGACAGTTTTCTGGAAGGTCTAGCGCAAGGAGGTTTTCAGGTGGAAGAACTAGCCCGACTTTATTTTCCTGAAGGCGTCGCAATACTGGATCAAGACTGGGATTATAATGGGCTAGTTAAGCGCACTCAAGAATTATTACAGCAAGAGAACGCAACAATTTTTGAAGCCGCCTTTCTGTATGAGGGGCTTTTTATACGGGTGGATATCCTTGAGAAAAAAGGGAATAAGATTCGGTTGATTGAGGTCAAGGCAAGATCCATTGATAGCTCAAGTCATGATTCATTAGCACCCAAAGGCAAGCTCATAAGCAAATGGAAAGAGAATCTCTATGATGTCGCTTTCCAGCACTACGTGATTCAGGAATGCCATCCAGAATGGCAGATAGTGCCTTATCTCAATCTGGTGGACAAATCCAAACGAACTACTGTGAATGGTTTGAACAGTCATTTTAAAATCGTTCCTAATTCGGCTTTGCGAACCAGTGTTGAGGTTACTCCAGGTTTGTCCAGAGAGGATCTGGGCGATTGCATTCTCGCATACATCAATGTTTCTGAGGAAGTGGATTTTATTTTTAATGAGAATCCGCATCGACCAGAATTAGGATTTGAAGAGATGCTGTTGGATTTTAAGCATCATTATGCGGCTGATAAAAAAATAGAATCTCCCATTGGAACTCATTGCTATGGTTGCGAATTCAAACTTTCAGATCCACCACCAGGAAAATTAAGTGGTTTTCACGAATGCTGGATGGAGCAGTTGCCTGTTTTGAGACCTGACCTTGTTCCGCTTTCGCGAAAGCGATTAAACGATCCTAAAACAGCGGACGTATGGTATAATCCGGCAAGAACAGCTTTTGAAAGCAGTAAGATCTTTATGGACGAGCTGGAAGAGCAGGATCTGAACATCATACCAGATGCACATGGATTGAGCCGTAGTGAGCGACAATGGCTTCAAATCGAGAAGCACAAGGAGAATGACTCTACCAGTTA of Nonlabens sp. Ci31 contains these proteins:
- a CDS encoding DUF2779 domain-containing protein, translating into MINPRHLTKSRFKLALSCPTKLYYTRKKEYEDTSETDSFLEGLAQGGFQVEELARLYFPEGVAILDQDWDYNGLVKRTQELLQQENATIFEAAFLYEGLFIRVDILEKKGNKIRLIEVKARSIDSSSHDSLAPKGKLISKWKENLYDVAFQHYVIQECHPEWQIVPYLNLVDKSKRTTVNGLNSHFKIVPNSALRTSVEVTPGLSREDLGDCILAYINVSEEVDFIFNENPHRPELGFEEMLLDFKHHYAADKKIESPIGTHCYGCEFKLSDPPPGKLSGFHECWMEQLPVLRPDLVPLSRKRLNDPKTADVWYNPARTAFESSKIFMDELEEQDLNIIPDAHGLSRSERQWLQIEKHKENDSTSYADVENLRLEMSQWKYPLNFIDFETSAVAIPFTAGMRPYEQLAFQYSHHIVYEDGRVEHTSEYINVEKGVLPNFEFIRALKRDLEVNDGSIFRYHNHENTIVNVIHNQLCNSNEPDRKELCDFIESISHATGSNPNGYAPGSRDMIDLQKTVVRNYYHPQTGGSNSIKAILPAVLDSSDYLKEKYSQPVEAINLTSKNFKDDYVFLETEEGQLVNPYKSLPPLFEGLTNEQLEEALENARVDAPQIADGGAALFAYAKLQGRGISDLEHSEIVDALLRYCELDTLAMVMIYEHFKELIDS